The Microcystis panniformis FACHB-1757 region TAGCATATTTTTTGATTAAGCTAATTTCGGCTCAATTGAGGATTTTTCCCTTCCCAGGCGTTAGAGCCTGGCTAGATCGGTAAAAAAGGTTTTTATCGCTGATTTTTGGGAAATTTATCCTATATTTGCGATCCAGCTGCCATGGTTGATGCCGAAGTTGCCTCAACTCTGAACATTTTCTGAAGATGCCCTGGCGTGGACGAGAGTGTAATTAATCCGTAAAGCTTCTACACGGGCGAAATGTTGAATATTACCCGTAACCAGTTCTAGATTAGATTGAATCGCCGTGGATGCGATCTGTAAATCGGCATGGGCGAGAATATTTCCCTGTTGTTCTAGTTGCGCTTGAATTTCTCCGTAAATTTTCGCTGTCAAGCGATCGAATGGCAGGATCGTGAATTCGGGGATAATTCTCGTTTCGATTTTTTCCAGAAAATGATTGCGCTTGGGGGAACGGAACGCACCTTTATATAGTTCGGCGATCGTGATACTGCTAGTATATTGATTTTCTCGATCGAGCGATCGTAACCATTGCAGATAGTCCAGTAGCGGGCGCTTGCGTAACATCTCTGAAATAGCATCGGTATCAAAGAGATAAGCCATCAGGTTCTCTCGTCCAAGATATTATGCAGTTCTTCGGCTAATTCTTCTGAATCTTCCCAATTTTCGCTTAAATTCGCTAACCCTCCCCTCTGACGAGCGCTTCTCAGTCGTTGCAATTGTCGGATATCTTCGTAACTCACTAGGGCAGCCACGGGTTTGCCGTAGCGGGTGATGACAACGTAGCCCTCTTGGAGAGCAAGATCGATCGATTCGGAAAGACGCGCTTTCACTTCGGCTGTCGAGAGGATTTTTGTCATTGATCTTAAGTTGGACATCTTGACCATAATAATTCTAGTATATCGATTTCCACTCATACCAGAGTCGATTCAAGGTTGATGCGCGATCGGCGGCGTTGTCAAGTTTGAAGATGATTGCGTATCGGAGCAGCATTGAAAACGCTTTGAGAGCAGGGCTTTCCTTGTGTCGCCATTCATTCTT contains the following coding sequences:
- a CDS encoding type II toxin-antitoxin system VapC family toxin, coding for MAYLFDTDAISEMLRKRPLLDYLQWLRSLDRENQYTSSITIAELYKGAFRSPKRNHFLEKIETRIIPEFTILPFDRLTAKIYGEIQAQLEQQGNILAHADLQIASTAIQSNLELVTGNIQHFARVEALRINYTLVHARASSENVQS
- a CDS encoding type II toxin-antitoxin system Phd/YefM family antitoxin, giving the protein MTKILSTAEVKARLSESIDLALQEGYVVITRYGKPVAALVSYEDIRQLQRLRSARQRGGLANLSENWEDSEELAEELHNILDERT